AATGCTTGCGAGCCATTGGTATCGAATACGCTGATCTGGTAGCTTTGGGCTGTGATTTACCTGTTGTAGAACTCTCAATACGCTATCACCGTCCTCTTCAGTTGGGTATGGCAGCGGTGGTAAAAACGCGCATGGCTGAGGTAACTGGCGTCCGCATTAACTGGGGTTATACAATTGAATCACCAGATAGGCAAGACTTATATGTCACTGCTAAGGTGACTTTAGTGGCATTAGATCGTGAAAGAGGCAAGGTGATGCGTCAGTTGCCTACAACTGTCAAGGATGCTTTGGCACGGCTTTCAGAGTCAACAAATAAGTAATGCTTAGATAGTTAGTTGTTAGTAGTTAGTCGTTAGTGGGATTTTTTGACAACTAACAATTAACAACTAACAACTAACACTCTAAAAACAGAATGATATTACCTAATCCTAACGACAGGAGATACAGTTTGAACTGACTGTATTATTTGATGCCAAATATCTTTAGGACTAATCCCCAAACCAGCATCCAATAAAACAATAGTAGTGGCAGTAATAAACGCTGTTTTCCTTGTCGTTTTCACTATTTTTACTAATAGTAAAAAGACAATCCAAGACACTATCAGAGTGG
The sequence above is a segment of the Mastigocladopsis repens PCC 10914 genome. Coding sequences within it:
- a CDS encoding acyl-CoA thioesterase, translating into MSEEKSQQPQLPPTSAIDTPASSSLENWFEYLIRVNPHHTDYAGIVWHGSYIAWLEEARVECLRAIGIEYADLVALGCDLPVVELSIRYHRPLQLGMAAVVKTRMAEVTGVRINWGYTIESPDRQDLYVTAKVTLVALDRERGKVMRQLPTTVKDALARLSESTNK